A stretch of Apis cerana isolate GH-2021 linkage group LG1, AcerK_1.0, whole genome shotgun sequence DNA encodes these proteins:
- the LOC108003543 gene encoding nuclear pore complex protein Nup107, whose product MNSINDTTENLERSIQMFNQENAQRKSFLRLSGKSITPKRLSLQSTNHLRKDQDDSYQFNDINSPKMLGKFYPHSRLIKGHDLLDIDNSLTLTPHEVRDIMAASEKGELTLREMMEDSSATGIILKSKKPLRDVMSKLYYDFLHSVQINFSETQVFDTIADFIQNCTDTLDIMRGMQSKIETNVSDEEISLENERNTWRLIYCLYQNRINSLNFPTPMEDDLEESNTYISEKVVIDNLFKTESYIREYQLIIDWLEKNALDQAEKHPITEHFTDKTLPWENTVRQLLTYESKDQIPFRSTRPLLSSLDPDAPIRESGEGKSLHDLDKEDDKRLEKRMFIEVRCGRLQKAQTLAEHCGQPWKAACLLGWIPHHDPNYQNPLIDTKLPIEGNPNRSLWKLCAWELSQDKRVGEYYRTIYASLCGNLQQMLQIATSWQDALWAYMKTLLDIKVEREVRDLVIKSFTNMPDDYWKNEISLKDVFKELHASKDPKIRMESNKPDHLIQKYLILDQIPKLMEEIDNMINTGTCDPHFLRFLAHLICFFRQIGKNAKDKIGDKVLLAYVHILIEMDDPILIAFYTAMLPRELQVTNYASYLENIKDHEQRRKCLTAAEDANLNVEAITKLVVESIRSKNIDIDPIDLKGTLTDTDIDKINALDWLIFYPSQREEALWQTNALIRYFLANEKIDAARKAFNKIPVDSIEAIMAEYPTMEGTLTNLTMTSNLSKKASSTIREYVCYKTYLDAQEGFAEWFSHYHHGKPAPLEELPPYATFTEKVAYEHKKAQYNVEMERWTSTMQHHTKAVKQLLFNVLLFPDGGWLVDSNNNNNDEPCTPEEISRDHQMEKLRELCIPKITLLLHSVMSEMNEHAECIQLADILASEQYQLYKVFQKGRLREVFKKICESSLVLMDQKKDPWGYPK is encoded by the exons atgaatagtaTAAATGATACCACTGAAAATTTAGAGCGATCTATTCAAATGTTTAATCAAGAAAATGCTCAACGAAAGTCATTTTTGAGGTTAAGTGGAAAAAGTATAACTCCAAAAAGATTATCTTTGCAAAGTACCAATCATTTACGAAAAGACCAGGATGATTCTTATCaatttaacgatattaataGCCCTAAAATGTTAGGCAAATTCTATCCTCATTCAAGATTGATTAAGGGCCATGATCTTTTGGATATTGATAATTCATTAACACTTACTCCTCATGAAGTTCGAGATATAATGGCTGCTTCAGAAAAAGGTGAACTTACCTTGAGAGAAATGATGGAAGATAGTAGTGCAActggtataattttaaaatcaaagaaacCTTTAAGAGATGTTATGTCTAAACtttattatgatttcttaCACAGTGTgcagataaatttttcagaaacacAAGTATTTGATACTATTGCAGATTTTATACAGAATTGTACAGATACATTAGATATAATGAGag gAATGCAGTCGAAGATAGAAACTAATGTATCAgatgaagaaatttctttagaaaatgAAAGGAATACATGGAggcttatttattgtttatatcaaaatagaataaatagtcTCAATTTTCCTACTCCAATGGAAGATGATTTAGAAGAAAGTAATACATACATATCAGAAAAAGTtgtaatagataatttatttaaaactgaaAGTTACATTAGAGAATATCAGTTAATAATTGACTGGTTGGAAAAGAATGCATTGGATCAAGCAGAAAAACACCCAATTACTGAACATTTCACAGATAAAACACTTCCATGGGAAAATACTGTAAGACAGTTATTAACGTATGAGAGTAAAGATCAAATTCCGTTTCGTTCGACTAGGCCATTGTTATCATCTCTAGATCCAGATGCTCCAATAAGAGAATCTGGAGAAGGAAAATCTTTACATGATTTAGATAAAGAAGATGATAAAAGACTCGAAAAAAGAATGTTCATAGaa gTTCGTTGCGGTCGTCTTCAAAAAGCACAGACATTAGCTGAACATTGTGGACAGCCTTGGAAAGCTGCATGTTTATTAGGATGGATACCTCATCATGATCCTAATTATCAAAATCCATTAATTGATACTAAATTGCCCATTGAAGGAAATCCTAATAGAAGCTTATGGAAATTATGTGCTTGGGAACTTTCACAAGATAAACGCGtag gtGAATATTATCGTACTATTTATGCAAGTCTTTGTGGAAATCTTCAACAAATGTTGCAAATAGCAACTTCTTGGCAAGATGCATTATGGGCTTATATGAAaacattattagatattaaagtGGAAAGAGAAGTAAGAGATttagtaataaaaagttttacaaaCATGCCTGATGATTATTGGAAAAACGAGATTTCATTGAAAGATGTTTTTAAAGAACTTCATGCATCAAAAGATCCCAAAATTCGAATGGAATCAAATAAGCCTGatcatttaatacaaaaatatttgatattagatCAAATACCAAAATTAATGGAAGAAATAGATAACATGATAAATACGGGTACCTGTGATCCtcattttttaagattcttaGCACATTTAATATGTTTCTTTCGTCAGATTGGGAAAAAtgcaaaagataaaattggaGATAAAGTTTTATTGGCATATGTTCATATATTAATCGAAATGGATGATCCAATTCTAATTGCTTTCTACACAGCTATGTTGCCACGAGAATTACAAGTTACCAATTATGCtagttatttagaaaatattaaagatcaTGAACAGCGTAGAAAATGTTTAACTGCAGCGGAAGATGCTAATTTAAATGTAGAAGCAATTACAAAATTAGTAGTAGAAAGTATTCGTTCCAAGAACATTGATATCGATCCCATAGATTTGAAAGGCACTTTAACAGATAcagatatagataaaattaatgcatTGGAttggttaatattttatccaagTCAACGAGAAGAAGCATTGTGGCAAACTAATGCtcttataagatattttctagcaaatgaaaaaattgatgcCGCTAGAAAAGCctttaataaa aTTCCAGTGGATTCTATTGAAGCTATTATGGCTGAATATCCAACAATGGAAGGCACATTAACAAATCTCACAATGACAAGTAATCTTTCGAAGAAAGCTTCTTCGACGATTCGGGAATATGTTTGTTATAAAACTTATCTTGATGCCCAAGAAGGTTTTGCAGAATGGTTCTCTCATTATCATCATGGAAAACCTGCACCATTAGAAGAATTGCCACCATATGCCACGTTCACTGAAAAAGTTGCATATGAACACAAAAAAGCACAATACAATGTAGAAATGGAAAGATGGACATCTACGATGCAACATCATACAAAg gcagttaaacaattattattcaatgtattattatttccggATGGTGGTTGGTTAGttgattcaaataataataataatgatgaaccATGTACACCAGAAGAAATATCTCGTGATCatcaaatggaaaaattacgtGAACTTTGTATTCCAAAAATTACACTTCTTTTACATTCTGTAATGTCTGAAATGAATGAACATGCTGAATGCATTCAATTAGCAGATATTCTTGCTTCTGAACAATATCAACTTTATAAG gtATTCCAAAAAGGAAGATTACGTGAAGTATTCAAGAAAATCTGTGAATCTTCTCTTGTTTTAATGGATCAAAAAAAAGATCCTTGGGGATAtccaaaatga
- the LOC108003545 gene encoding mitochondrial-processing peptidase subunit beta yields the protein MATCLLKVSSALRAYSNKSSLVKIQKQWRSTSASLKEILMNQPPTQVTTLDCGMRIATEDSGAPTATVGLWIDAGSRFETDENNGVAHFMEHMAFKGTTKRSQTDLELEIENMGAHLNAYTSREQTVFYAKCLAEDVPKAVEILSDIIQNSKLGENEIERERGVILREMQEVETNLQEVVFDHLHASAYQGTPLGRTILGPTKNIKSITRNDLLNYVRSYYGPPRFILAGAGGVNHNALVELAQKHFGQMKGPFYDEIPSILEPCRYTGSEIRVRDDTIPLAHVAIAVEGAGWTDPDNIPLMVANTLMGAWDRSQGGGVNNISYLAEASATDGLCHSYQSFNTCYQDTGLWGIYFVCDPMEIQDFVFNVQREWMRLCTTVTEKEVDRAKNILKTNMLLQLDGTTAICEDIGRQMLCYNRRIPLHELEARIDSVNASNIHDIGMKYIYDQCPVIAAVGPIENLLDYNLIRAGMYRLRV from the exons ATGGCGACTTGTCTGCTTAAAGTTAGCTCTGCATTGCGGGCTTATTCCAACAAAAGTAGTCTTGTAAAG atacaaAAGCAATGGAGATCTACATCAGcatcattaaaagaaatattaatgaatcagCCACCAACTCAAGTTACAACTTTAGATTGTGGTATGAGAATTGCTACTGAAGATAGTGGAGCACCAACAGCCACAGTTGGATTATGGATTGATGCTGGCAGTCGTTTTGAAACTGATGAAAACAATGGAGTTGCCCATTTTATGGAGCATATGGCAttcaaa GGAACTACTAAACGTTCACAAACTGatttagaattagaaattgaaaatatgggTGCTCATTTAAATGCATATACAAGTCGGGAACAAACAGTATTTTATGCTAAATGTTTGGCAGAAGATGTTCCAAAAGCTGTTGAAATTTTAAGCgacattattcaaaattcaaaacttggagaaaatgaaattgaaagagaACGTGGTgttattttaagagaaatgCAAGAAGTTGAAACAAATCTTCAAGAAGTTGTTTTTGATCATTTACATGCTAGTGCTTATCAGGGTACACCATTAGGAAGAACAATTCTTGGTcctactaaaaatattaaaagtattacaAGAAATGATCTTCTTAACTATGTTAGATCATATTATGGTCCACCTAG atttattttagctGGTGCAGGTGGTGTAAATCATAATGCATTAGTAGAATTAGCTCAAAAACATTTTGGCCAAATGAAAGGACCATTTTATGATGAAATTCCTTCAATATTAGAACCATGCCGTTATACAGGATCAGAAATAAGAGTTCGTGATGATACTATTCCCCTTGCACATGTTGCCATTGCTGTTGAAGGTGCAGGCTGGACTGATCCAGATAACATTCCTCTTATGGTTGCAAATACCCTTATGGGAGCATGGGATCGTAGTCAAGGAGGAGGTGTAAACAATATAAGTTATTTGGCTGAAGCTTCTGCAACTGATGGATTATGTCACAGTTATCAAAGTTTCAATACTTGTTATCAA gaTACAGGTCTTTGgggtatatattttgtatgtgATCCTATGGAAATTCaggattttgtatttaatgtaCAACGTGAATGGATGAGATTATGCACGACAGTAACCGAAAAAGAAGTAGATCGCGCAAAAAACATCCTTAAAACAAATATGCTTCTTCAATTAGATGGAACAACTGCAATTTGCGAAGATATCGGACGTCAAATGCTTTGTTATAATCGACGCATACCACTTCATGAACTTGAAGCTAGAATAGAT aGCGTAAATGCTTCAAATATTCATGATATtggtatgaaatatatttatgaccAGTGTCCAGTAATTGCAGCAGTTGGaccaattgaaaatttacttGATTATAATCTCATTCGTGCCGGCATGTACAGATTACGAGTgtaa
- the LOC108003473 gene encoding MOB kinase activator-like 3, translating into MTALSGFMEFFQKGKTFRPKKKFAHGTLRYSLHKQAQASLNSGINLRSVVKLPPGEDLNDWIAVHVVDFFNRINLIYGTVSEYCDSASCPTMSGGARFEYLWADGEKYKKPTALPAPQYVSLLMDWIEAQINNETIFPVSTDVPFPKTFVLLCRKILTRLFRVFVHVYIHHFDRIVAIGAEAHVNTCYKHFYYFVTEFELINTKELEPLAEMTAKVCKDTASPTQTTAPSNNVR; encoded by the exons atgacTGCGTTAAGTGgttttatggaattttttcaaaaaggaaag aCATTTAgaccaaaaaagaaatttgctcATGGAACTTTAAGATATTCTTTGCATAAACAAGCACAAGCTTCATTGAATTCaggaattaatttaagatcTGTTGTAAAATTACCTCCTGGAGAAGATTTGAATGATTGGATAGCTGTTCATg tggtagatttttttaatagaataaatttaatatatggtACTGTTTCTGAATATTGTGACTCTGCATCTTGTCCAACAATGAGTGGTGGAGCtcgttttgaatatttatgggCAGatggtgaaaaatataaaaaacctACTGCATTACCAGCACCACAATATGTTAGTCTTCTTATGGATTGGATTGAAgctcaaattaataatgaaaccaTTTTTCCTGTGTCAACAg aTGTACCATTTCCAAAAACTTTTGTCCTActatgtagaaaaattttgacacGTTTGTTCAGAGTTTTTGTCCATGTTTATATACATCATTTTGATCGTATTGTAGCAATAGGAGCA gaAGCACATGTGAATACATGTTAtaagcatttttattattttgtaacagaatttgaattaataaatacaaaagaattagAACCATTAGCTGAAATGACAGCTAAGGTTTGTAAAGATACTGCATCACCAACACAAACAACGGCACCATCAAATAATGTCAGATAG
- the LOC108003657 gene encoding mitochondrial proton/calcium exchanger protein, whose amino-acid sequence MNSLIHTKKMVSGHRTAIRNYCSFKLWYNTNQINSSLAFICVNRRNPKNNRLLLHSTITENYNNNLSYVQFRTFYITPIWNGQESSSKVEDTIKNIKEQKELEAKTQECVVHTSSKSKVAEKKPPIWERIKAEILHYYHGFRLLGLDMKISAKLIWRILQGKELSRREHRLLVKTTGDMFRLIPFSVFVIVPFMEFLLPIAIKVFPGLLPSTFQTATDKENKLKQALKIKIEMAKFLQQTLDDMAVQSTDCKSQKAKEFAEFFYKVRTSGAVATNEEIMQFSKLFEDEITLDSLTRPQLVALCRVLDVQTLGTSNFLRFLLRMRLRSLTADDKLIEKEGIDSLTRSELQQACRARGMRAYGLPDSKLKEQLSQWLDLSLNKKVPPSLLLLSRALMVPETIPMSDKLKATISALPDTVVTRTQGAIGEKEGKMDHKTNIEIIKMEERKIEEERQEKEPQTTVCLQSNKTDEITNSDVKVLEQALDCLGKDKEMSVEKEELKELKEEMADYQEDLKEFYEIKANAKGQQDIENIKVSKGAIRLFNKVNKMINKMDAVVVQLECEKKMKELQNINNVNKEQANTSKTAEELVKIDELISAIKKMQSVPDQHRLQRIAEILAKIDDDRDGAIKIEDVLKVLELIGKEDIKLSKKQVDELLELIDKEEILEEKEQNQKKLQKDSRESKDENDKTKCDLPQSSVFVTPITTEKNIGHNKEELKKVVEESNKSYTIHSSEQEREKSAAMLKSNSSSDGVRNPPLTPNVPSPTKKAEGSKQL is encoded by the exons atGAATTCTTTAATTCATACTAAAAAAATGGTATCTGGTCACAGAACAGCAATTCGCA attattgcAGCTTTAAATTATGGTATAATACCAATCAAATAAATAGTAGCTTGGCATTTATTTGTGTAAATAGAAGAAATCCCAAGAATAACAGATTATTATTGCATTCTACAATAACAGAAAAttacaacaataatttatcCTATGTGCAATTtcgtacattttatattacaccAATATGGAATGGTCAAGAATCATCTTCCAAAGTAGaagatacaataaaaaatatcaaggaaCAAAAAGAGCTTGAGGCTAAAACACAAGAATGTGTTGTTCATACTTCTTCAAAATCGAAAGTAGCAGAAAAAAAACCACCAATATGGGAAAGAATCAAAGcagaaattttacattattatcatGGATTTAGATTATTAGGTCttgatatgaaaatttcagCAAAATTGATATGGAGAATTTTACAGGGTAAAGAACTTAGTAGAAGGGAACATAGACTT cttGTAAAAACAACAGGGGATATGTTCAGGCTTATTCCTTTCTCTGTTTTTGTTATTGTACCCTTTATGGAATTTTTACTTCCAATTGCTATTAAAGTTTTTCCTGGATTATTACCATCTACTTTCCAAACAGCAACAgataaagagaataaattaaaacaagcaTTGAAA attaaaattgaaatggcaaaatttttacaacagACATTAGATGATATGGCAGTACAATCAACTGATTGTAAATCTCAAAAAGCCAAAGAATTtgctgaatttttttataaagttcgAACCTCTGGTGCTGTGGCTACTAATGAAGAAATTATGCAATTTAGTAAACTTTTTGAAGATGAAATTACATTAGATTCTCTTACTCGACCACAATTAGTTGCATTATGTAGAGTATTAGATGTACAAACTCTTGGAACATcgaattttttacgatttttactTAGAATGAGACTTAGAAGTCTTACTGCAGatgataaa ttaattgaaaaagaaggtATAGATTCACTTACTAGAAGTGAATTGCAACAAGCCTGTAGGGCTCGCGGAATGCGAGCATATGGATTACCAGatagtaaattaaaagaacaatTGTCTCAATGGTTAGActtaagtttaaataaaaaagttccaCCTTCATTGTTACTCCTTTCACGAGCACTTATGGTTCCCGAAACGATACCAATGTCAGATAAATTAAAAGCTACTATTTCTGCTCTTCCTGATACTGTTGTTACACGTACTCAGGGTGCAATAGGAGAAAAAGAGGGTAAAATGGACCACAAaacgaatatcgaaattattaaaatggaagAACGTAAAATTGAAGAAGAGAGGCAAGAAAAAGAACCACAAACTACTGTTTGCTTACAGAGCAACAAAACGGACGAAATTACGAATTCAGATGTAAAAGTTTTAGAACAGGCTTTAGATTGTCTTGGAAAG gataaagaaatgtctgttgaaaaagaagaattgaaagaattgaaagaagaaatggcCGATTATCAAGAAGatcttaaagaattttatgaaataaaagcaAATGCTAAAGGCCAAcaagatatagaaaatattaaggtATCCAAAGGTGCCATTCGTTTGTTTAATAAagtgaataaaatgattaataaaatggatGCAGTCGTTGTTCAACTTGAatgtgaaaagaaaatgaaagaattacaaaatataaataatgttaataaagaaCAAGCAAATACTTCAAAAACTGCTGAAGAATTAGTTAAGATAGATGAATTAATTtcagcaattaaaaaaatgcaaagtGTACCTGATCAACATCGATTACAACGCATAGCTGAAATTTTAGCAAAAATTGATGATGATAGAGATGGAgctataaaaattgaagatgtCTTAaag gtattagaattaattggtaaagaagatattaaattaagtaaaaagcAAGTAGATGAATTACTTGAGTTGattgataaagaagaaatattggaagaaaaagaacaaaatcaaaaaaagttacaaaaaGATTCACGTGAATCTAAAGATGAAAATGACAAAACAAAATGTGATTTGCCTCAATCATCAGTTTTTGTTACACCAATAACAACTGAAAAGAACATCGGACACaacaaagaagaattaaagaaagttGTTGAAGAATCGAACAAAAGTTATACTATACATTCATCTGaacaagaaagagaaaaatcagCTGCAATGCTTAAGAGTAATTCCAGTTCTGATGGAGTTAGAAATCCTCCCTTAACTCCCAATGTTCCATCACCAACAAAAAAAGCGGAAGGCTCTAAGCAACTGTAA
- the LOC108003638 gene encoding uncharacterized protein LOC108003638 — protein sequence MRNPALHLVGIATSPGGGEVFGTRAEEELRQWLEARLDALGIDPVAYSRFVLSLLRCPDSALSPPEEAVGTGRNGGRRIRARPKAKLPTQGDREQRRAVVQCLTSAADNKCGVETLVDELCMKLRDLEGGGSDEKEEEFKKSNDENKTNLESLTPRDRALRYYAAFPALQPTTLKKFSQKKDRNFGNNNNNNNKINGVNYNNNKNTNKSRNKKTKMSISIDSRRSEEKESFGFAKSMELEREKELELELDKLRLAQLQAKFDESLEALWDSGPGNAQDTASIWAAPTLSIPSGPLWPTDTTETIFTLSTSDNGYATDTPYQESIVDDSPLIPWDIDLISIEDYADEYSNKNKSENNVNWSDSAMDGSWCWKGLGSNLATLGHSPQTGSCFFPVAPRKTPIGTRKESRSNLKVNSLPEPDEDLLTSARTHFRPIKDDGQWADGTTFPVNNTLERVAYRRSESGNLLYLPGGESPYMEYRENDSSLSPVSSNLTLKFRVRQCDKCVQTEPIRSPVKRRILSEQDHFHYTPIGVEDTVIREEENVEKDCYALGQLGWVRSNVPLHNDRKRRHSSSFGCQPLTTLRPLTL from the exons ATGAGGAATCCGGCATTGCATCTGGTCGGAATAGCGACGTCCCCTGGTGGAGGTGAAGTTTTTGGTACCAGGGCCGAGGAGGAGTTGCGCCAGTGGCTCGAGGCACGCTTGGACGCATTGGGAATTGACCCCGTTGCGTACTCGCGATTTGTGCTCAGCCTATTGCGCTGCCCCGACTCGGCCCTAAGCCCACCAGAAGAAGCAGTAGGTACAGGTAGAAACGGAGGGCGTCGCATTCGGGCCCGACCTAAAGCAAAACTGCCCACGCAAGGAGATAGAGAGCAAAGACGTGCTGTCGTGCAATGTTTAACAAGTGCTGCTGATAAT aagTGTGGTGTGGAAACGTTGGTCGACGAATTATGTATGAAACTTCGAGACTTGGAAGGAGGCGGCTCAgatgaaaaggaagaagaatttaagaagtccaatgatgaaaataaaacaaatttagagTCGCTTACACCTCGCGACAGAGCTCTCAGATATTACGCGGCATTTCCTGCTTTACAACCTACAaccttgaaaaaattttctcagaaAAAAGATCggaattttggaaataataacaacaataataataaaattaacggagtcaactataataataataaaaatactaataaatctcgcaataaaaaaacaaaaatgtctATT AGTATTGACTCACGAAGatcagaagaaaaagaaagttttggATTTGCTAAATCAATGGAacttgaaagagaaaaagaattagaattggAATTGGATAAACTTCGATTGGCACAATTACAAGCAAAGTTTGACGAGAGCTTGGAAGCACTTTGGGATTCAGGACCAGGCAATGCACAAGACACGGCTTCGATTTGGGCAGCACCTACACTTTCTATTCCTTCAGGACCCCTTTGGCCGACAGATACTACCGAGACAATCTTTACTTTATCCACCTCAGACAATGGTTATGCTACTGACACGCCGTATCAGGAATCTATTGTTGACGACTCGCCGCTTATTCCATGGGACATCGATTTAATCAGCATTGAAGATTATGCGGATGAATATAGTAACAAGAATAAATCAG AGAATAATGTTAACTGGTCTGACTCAGCTATGGATGGATCATGGTGCTGGAAAGGGCTTGGTAGTAATTTAGCTACTTTGGGCCACAGTCCTCAGACAGGTAGCTGCTTCTTTCCAGTAGCTCCGCGTAAAACTCCCATTGGAACACGCAAAGAATCTCGTTCAAATCTGAAAGTAAACAGCCTTCCAGAACCGGACGAGGATTTGCTTACTTCCGCTCGCACACACTTTCGTCCAATAAAGGATGATGGTCAGTGGGCCGATGGGACTACATTTCCTGTGAACAATACTTTAGAGCGGGTCGCATATCGCAGATCTGAGTCAGGAAACTTGTTATATCTACCTGGTGGAGAGAGTCCTTACATGGAGTATCGAGAGAACGACTCATCGCTTTCTCCAGTATCTTCGAATTTAACGTTGAAATTCAGGGTGCGTCAATGCGACAAGTGCGTTCAAACCGAGCCCATTCGATCTCCGGTCAAACGCAGAATTCTCTCCGAACAggatcattttcattatactcCAATTGGAGTGGAAGATACTGTTATTCGCGAAGAAGAGAATGTCGAGAAAGATTGCTATGCATTGGGTCAACTGGGCTGGGTACGATCTAATGTACCTCTGCACAATGATAGGAAAAG AAGGCACAGTAGCAGTTTCGGATGCCAGCCTCTGACGACTTTGCGTCCGTTGACCTTATGA